A window of Cryptomeria japonica chromosome 3, Sugi_1.0, whole genome shotgun sequence contains these coding sequences:
- the LOC131078621 gene encoding uncharacterized protein LOC131078621, producing the protein MRGTKMKREKGGGGGPPAAAENPKISAGKGKSRSSRWDKEQPKESKPNSSKLQPSADPEEAKVAVEPQDTTPQPAERTQAGPSTSSQNPQAAGDANSPAQWKAPQAPPQIGFEVLEKRSIIMSDGTSRSYYAVPSDPSHPSPSFAGNNASTPYFDNANFGMRDSIPGPYPGQEINNPYNRPENLQREAEIERFYAANPTRPGGPVYEASAFNGPNNPFGANSESFPREAQPVEGSVPRDRDSQYFEAGRDRDFFRPEGPGREEHLYRNSGPAASGNDMEYMRHMREMEAQDYYSKEQERARFSRMEDDSMRQKMPAIARSYDSPHGASASGVLPHDREQWISPSRMAGPSGFTNRGRQDLQYNNSPLTRKREEDHDYHRPSKYQKHNDGYDRAPLDGRPHNSDVQFGSEPMHALGAADISEDFKQNIQKAFLRLSKVLYENPEHCHKYEEDGKAGQVRCVVCGWQSNFFIDTHSLVMHAYNAENPALRTDHLGLHKALCVMMGWSYALPPDSAKSYQSLTSPEAAANKEDLMLWPPLVIINNAYSGKKRDSIGNREMEEKLKELGFSGGKPKALYGKDGHYRGTVVVKFSPSSSGVREADRLVKYFEVNKHGRKDWLRVQASTTNQGNDDKNPDLVQIDEKTKMEKRVFYGYFAIAGDLEKLDFDMRKKAIIKSRREIDATADGVC; encoded by the exons ATGAGAGGAACGAAGATGAAGCGAgaaaaaggaggaggaggagggccACCAGCAGCAGCAGAGAACCCTAAAATTTCTGCAGGCAAAGGCAAATCAAGAAGTAGCCGATGGGACAAAGAGCAGCCCAAGGAATCGAAGCCAAATTCTTCCAAGCTTCAACCGTCAGCAGATCCCGAGGAAGCCAAGGTGGCCGTGGAACCGCAAGATACGACCCCGCAACCTGCAGAGCGCACACAAGCTGGACCATCGACATCTTCTCAGAACCCTCAGGCGGCAGGTGATGCAAACAGCCCTGCGCAATGGAAGGCACCACAGGCGCCGCCTCAGATAGGCTTCGAGGTGTTGGAAAAACGATCCATCATCATGTCCGATGGCACCTCTCGCTCTTACTACGCTGTACCCTCTGATCCTTCGCATCCATCACCCTCCTTCGCAG GTAACAATGCATCTACCCCCTACTTTGATAATGCAAACTTTGGTATGCGTGATTCAATCCCCGGTCCTTACCCTGGCCAAGAAATAAATAATCCATATAACCGGCCTGAAAATCTTCAAAGGGAAGCTGAGATTGAGAGGTTCTACGCAGCAAATCCCACGCGGCCTGGCGGCCCTGTTTATGAAGCTTCAGCTTTCAATGGTCCAAACAATCCATTTGGTGCAAATAGTGAGTCGTTTCCTAGAGAAGCTCAACCTGTTGAAGGTTCAGTTCCAAGGGATAGGGATTCTCAGTATTTTGAGGCTGGGCGTGATAGGGATTTCTTCAGGCCCGAGGGGCCCGGCAGGGAAGAACATCTTTATAGGAATTCGGGCCCAGCAGCTTCTGGCAATGACATGGAGTATATGCGGCACATGCGGGAAATGGAAGCACAGGATTATTATAGCAAAGAACAGGAACGGGCGAGGTTTTCCCGCATGGAAGATGATTCAATGAGACAGAAGATGCCTGCAATAGCAAGATCATATGACAGTCCACATGGGGCATCTGCGTCAGGGGTGCTGCCTCATGATAGGGAACAGTGGATTTCACCATCCCGCATGGCGGGACCCAGTGGCTTTACAAACAGAGGGAGACAAGATTTGCAGTACAACAACAGTCCACTGACTAGGAAAAGGGAGGAAGATCATGATTACCATCGGCCTTCCAAATATCAGAAACATAATGATGGTTATGATAGGGCACCGCTTGATGGTCGCCCCCATAATAGTGATGTGCAGTTTGGTAGCGAGCCTATGCATGCTTTAGGTGCTGCTGATATTAGTGAGGATTTCAAGCAAAATATTCAGAAAGCCTTTCTTCGACTGTCAAAAGTACTTTATGAAAATCCAGAACACTGCCACAAATATGAAGAGGATGGAAAAGCTGGTCAAGTGCGGTGTGTTGTCTGTGGCTG GCAATCAAATTTTTTTATCGATACTCATAGCCTTGTAATGCATGCATATAATGCTGAGAATCCTGCACTGCGAACAGATCACTTAGGACTACATAAAGCATTGTGCGTTATGATGGGATGGAGTTATGCCTTGCCACCTGATAGTGCAAAGTCATACCAGTCTCTCACATCACCTGAAGCAGCAGCAAACAAAGAAGATCTAATGTTGTGGCCGCCTCTTGTTATTATTAACAATGCATACAGTGGAAAGAAAAGAGACAGCATCGGAAATCGAGAGATGGAGGAGAAACTCAAAG AACTTGGGTTTAGCGGTGGAAAGCCAAAGGCACTGTATGGAAAAGATGGGCACTATAGAGGCACTGTAGTAGTTAAGTTTTCACCCTCTTCTTCTGGGGTGCGAGAGGCAGATCGGCTGGTTAAATATTTTGAAGTTAATAAACACGGACGGAAAGATTGGTTACGAGTGCAGGcttcaacaacaaatcaaggaaatGATGATAAGAATCCAGATTTAGTTCAGATTGATGAAAAAACTAAGATGGAAAAGAGGGTCTTCTATGGTTATTTTGCGATTGCTGGCGATCTCGAGaaacttgattttgatatgagaaaAAAGGCAATAATAAAAAGCAGGAGAGAGATTGATGCCACAGCAGATGGTGTTTGTTAA